The Brassica napus cultivar Da-Ae chromosome C7, Da-Ae, whole genome shotgun sequence genomic interval aaaagagaagctAAACTCTAAacattaaatcctaaaccctagggttaacaataaaccctaaaactctagacctaaactctaaaccctaaatcctaagaTTTAGAGTAAACCCTCGAATTTAGAATAAACCCTAAGATTTAGGGTTAACCCTAGGGCTCAGTGTTAACTGTCGGTCTCAGTGTTAATCCTAGGACTTAGAGTTAACcctaggatttagagttaaccATCGAATTTAGAGTTAATCCTTAGGTTTATGATTAACTTAACCATGATATTAAGTTAGAGAACACTGTCAtcgttgcacaaaaaaaaaaaagaacaccgTCATCAAAACAATATAAACTAGTCATAGATGGTAAAACAACATCAAAATTAGTAATcactataccctaaacccccaACATTCCTAAATCCAAATATCATAGGTTTAAACTCTATTAAGTACTTAAacaattaaacataaattataaacaCCCCTTAACCATTGGGTTAAAGTTAATCACACCTACTACAAAACAGTATAACTATTCATACATACTAAATATAAATAGATAATCGTAAAACCAAcatcaaaattattaatcactaaaccctaaacccttacatccctaaacccaaatatcatAGGTGTTAACTATGTTAAGTATTTAAACACTTAATCATAACATGATAAATTACTTTGTAACcgaatatatttataagattcGATAATTCTCTAAATtatttgtcaaattttttatactttatccggatacattttaataaaatataatccaAAGAAGTTTACAATAATATAGCAATGatcttttttgtaaattttatatattaattgattaaTAGTACCGGATATACAGTAACAAATctgattaaatatttataaaataggtTTATATTCATCTTGTACACCTATATACTTATTTGTGTGACATATTACATTTTCAAATTAGTAGTATTCAAGAGATATATGTTAAATATCCAAGTATTTATTCTTCTCTCCGGTTGTTTCGTCCATGAAGACTACAAAGCTCTGTCTTCATCGCCTTTCTTGGTTATGTTTCCATCTCtgaatgttttttcttttctatctcGTAGTTACAGACTATCATATAAATGTGAGAAGAaaaatgagaaatgaaaatttcagAGAGTTTTAAcatgaaatagaaaaaaaaaacattcagagatggaaaaaaaattgagagGTTGAGACAGAAAAAGGTtagtaaagaagaaaaaagagggaGGATTTAGAAACCTCCCAGGTCCGAGTCCCGATGTACGCCGCTTGGATGGATCTCTTCTGCTCCTCCACCTAGCTCTCTACCACGTGAAGCAGCTCCCCCCTTTCCtcgtgatgatgatggtgactGCTCCTCTCTGTCCGCTGTTCAGGCCTCCTCCTGACCCACCACCGTGCAAGTTCCTCCCGTTGGCTTCCCTTTCTCTCGTCACTCCGCCGGAACCACCAGATCCTCCAGATGTATTCTCCGTCGTTGCTCTTCTTCGCTGCCTCAACACCTCTTCCAGTCTCTTTCCTCTGGCGATGACTCAAAACCTAGATCTGGATTTCCCAATTTTGACGCCTGCGTTTCGAGGCCGTGACCTTCCCTTCTTGTTATTTGGGGTTTCATCAGCCGTATGTGGCTGTCTCTTCTCCATACCATCTACTCAAGCTTTTACCCATATCTCAACTCTAAAGCCTCCATCTAGGATGGCGACAAagaatggtggtggtggtggttccCTTGTGTCCGCTAGTGACACTTCATTAACCTACGGGTTTCTTTCTCCTGTGATATACAGGTTTGTGTTTGGGTGTGTCGAGTGGCCTTTAATCAGTTCTTGTTTCGACCTCCCTATCACTCCTTCGTGTAAGGTTTTTCAGGGTCATCTTAGCTCCTTTTACTCTGTTAATCTAGAATATTCTAGACAGTTATTTGTGTGGGTGACATTGGAACTGAGGTATAGGACTTTAGTTGGTGATATACCGATGGATTTAGTTTCATTAGGTTCTACCTTTGCGACCTCTAGTAGCATTTATATCGCCTTGGCGCGATCGTCTGCAGTATGCAGTTCTTGTACGGGTTCCATGACGGATGTTGGTGTTGGGCTTGTGTGTCTCTCTTCTTTGTGGCAGGTGGAAGAGAAGTTCATTGTCATTTTCAGGCCGTGGAATATGGATGTGGCGGGTTATGGTTTCCCGCTTGTTCCTCAGTTGAATCAGTCTTCTTTCCTAATATATCCTCCTATATGGAGTGAATTGGATGAACATGTTTCGTTGGTATTGCAAGGATCTTCCTCCCATCGAATGCTCTCTGCGTATGGTGCAGTGTGTGTGGTCCTACGGGTTACACTAGATGCGATCTTTGAAGAAGCTTATGACATTGTTGTGATACGATTTCATATGATTcttttttatgatttgtatcgCCATTTTATCCCTTATGTTATCGTTGTTGTTTGCTTGGCTGTAATAGCCCCTTTGTATCCTCCTCCTCTGTTGGAGCTTAAACATATTTAAGATTAATGCAAATatggtttgatcaaaaaaaaaaagaagaaagaagaggagCTTGGTCTAATAATGGCTATAgataagtttttacaattttgatGTGTGTAACAATGGCTAcagataaaaaaagaaaaggaagaggATGGGTGGAGCCTTTTTTTCGATTTCATGGGAGAATTTCTTTTGTCAAGCAAATCTATACTTCAGATTAAGTTTATAACAAGGAAAGAGACGAAATGATAGTGGTAAAGATGGGGTACCGGTTTGGTCAGTACTACACCTAAGTCTAAATATAGGGGCACACTCGTATTAATCAAAAGGTACAGTCTCTATGTCCATTTACCTAATATCAACTCATAATTTGTATATCTACCGCAAATTCCCTATAAACTATCCTATAATCTTGCCTAGCATGAGGTAATATAGTTAACACTTTCATATAAAAATCTAGGTATGTTAAAATATGAATCATGAAAAATGGTACAAGAAGAGTTAGTCCGACTACTGCCCCTAATCAATTACAAGTGTCCATTATTCATCGAagactaggttaagatccgcgccttgcgcgggataaatattttatatacaaaccatatttatactatattattatttattttatgtttttcacatattatgaaataataaaataataaatatatattgaaatattgaGAAACGGTaatattacgtatataattaaattggtttgcgcatataaatcaaacaatcACTCTTGTTTTTTAACGATCattttatggtaaataaataaaaaaataaattttatcaattctatattatataattaaatttaaatgatattaacatagatataaaatatatttttagtaaatcTGATAATTAAATGAAGTTCTtaatcatatgattttatgattattttcatctaataacaaaaatttaaaccatgaataaactttttaatttgaaatgtctaatatttttagtaatttataatcatttttaattgaatgcaaatttcaaaattaaaagatattagtTACGTTCTCAATATTTGCTCAATGCAAATATCCATATATAGTTTGTATTTTATAGGATATGTAGtttaattaaatgatatatatatatatatatatatatatattaatataaacacTTATTAAATAAGACTTCTTACTCATGTGgtttataactatttatatcttattataacaaaaactttaaaccattaataacaaaaatttgtttgagacttttaacagtttagtaatttatactcgtttttaaaaattaaaaatacaacatatacggaaaaatttaattttttattatatggttaatgcaattgtgtttattttaataacaaagatttaaacaaaaatgattgagtgtatacaaattgttagcaaatcttttttattggaaatcattaattgctatatatatgtaataacattaggtaattccgtagtttttatttaagaaaaaaatgaaaaacaacttttaatactaataaatgattttatgatcagtttaatgaaaattatagaTTATATTTACATGGACTTGCTTTTCTAATGATTCTCGAAAATCATTCTCATGATGACACGTGTCATGCTTCTAATGTtataatgcttctcttttaatatatagatgaTTATAATTGATCACTATTGATGATTATCTTATTCTGGTTTGGATAAGATAATCAGGAGGTCTGAGTTTCAATTGATCTAGTGATTTGAGTAAGAGTTCACTAATGTTTCTACACCATAAGGTACGGGTTCCAATTCCCTGGAAAATTTGAATTATACAGAATATCGAAGAAAAgacttacaagagatcttcgGCATGACGCAATAAGTACCGTCAGAAATGGATCTCATATTGCGGTTCAGGGTGATGCATTCAGTCATGAATCCTCACAAGACAtgtagaattgtcggctgtaatATCATCTATGTAATGTTTCCGATGGTTTGTAATTGCATAATTAActagtttcaaaataaaacttataagaATTTGAAAGTAAAAAGTATAGGAAACTCATAGACCCAccaacaaaaaggaaaaagaaaaaggtcAGACATGTGATGTTCAACATGTAATTCTACAAAAAGTTAActaaaatttttgttaaaaagaagaaagaaaccagCAGACAAGGTATTAGAAAAAAGAAAGCCAAGAGAAATATAAGAAGAGGCTTAAGTGTGAAGGGTCCAATGTCTTGAAATCGTAAGACTCACCCATGTGGGCTACTATCCAAAAACCTAAAACATCACCAGCAACACCAACTAAGCAAAGAGTGTCACAACACATAAGCAGACATATATTCCTCACCATCCAATATGAGCCACCAATtcgattttattttctttggatCACCTAAGGTGGGGGAGTTGATTTCCCATGTTCTATGGCCACAGAGAAAACCAATGATTTTGACatctttgtctctctctctctctctttcggtTTCCAATTCACATGTGATTATTTTGAATCTTTGAGCTACACCAAACAAGAGCCTGATAAATGTCATTGTCACAAGTCGACCCTACCCACGAGAAGTGAATGTGTGTTTCTTCTAACAtagaaaacaaactaaacaaaTCGGCAAGCGCCTAAAATTTACGCATCCCCACATGTTCTATTGAATGAAAATGACAACAGGCAGATCAAGAAGTTGACTTTCATATAGAAAAGACAAGGAAAATGCCAGTTTTTGAAGTCATTGCTTGCTTCTTCCATTGCCTTTTCTGCTATACAGTTAAGGCATGCATGAAAGATAGAAAGCTTTAATGCCTATGTCTGAGTGAAACTTGGATTAACAAAAAACTTGCAGCATGTGTATGGCAAAGAAAGATTTGAGCTAAAGCATATGCATTTGTACTTCGTCTCATACACCCATGTTTGACCATAAAATGGTTTTTTCTTTACATGTCCTAACCGttagaaaaagttttttttttgcacccCATACAAAGTGTATCACACAAAACTTCCTGGCAAACTTGTCTCTTTTGTTAACATTCACAGCCAGAGGAAGACTAAAACTATTCAGGTTGCGCATCTACCATTACCAACTGTCTTTTTAGCTTGGCGATATCAGCTTGTACCTGTTACAATAGTATATACATTCAGATATTAGCTCGGCTATATCAGCTTGCACCTGTTAAATAACGAAAGGTAAGAAAGCTGCGTAAACCTTCTGACGAGTAGCCGTAAGTCTGAAAAGCTCATCTGCGTCTGAGAACTTCAAAAACCAATGACTGAGAGGATGATCTTTGGTGTCTCCTTTCTTCATCTTATAGTAACTTTCATCATCAGCGTCTCCTGCAACATTACAGTGAAAATCATGCACCAGCAATAACAAGTGATTCAGTAGAGACAATAACAAGAATGCACCTGGAGGAGGCAGGTTGAGTCCCTCTGGGAGCTTAGATACGTGAACAGCCGGGTGATTATTCACACGGGAGAGGAAACACTCAAAAGGGTCAGGGAAGACAATCTCATTGTAAGACTCAGTGACAACAGGTACATTAGGAGACTGAGGGCCACTGTAGATCTCCGGGTTCAGCTTCAACAAGTGAGACCTGAAAGAATTTCATCACAACTTGATCCACTCGAAACTCACAATCACAAAGTGTAAAACTCACAGCTCCAGCTTCCTTTCACAGGCATCAGCGTGGAAGAAGATGGTGATATCGATTTTGAACTCTCCCCAGCCACACTCAGACAATGTGAAAGGAGGCGAGTCGACAACTCTAGTAGGGCTCTTGAAACTTGGATGCAAATGGAAGATGACCTTCCTTATGACCACACCGAGATCCTCATTTGTAGCTCCACGTACGTAGACAGTCCAGTTATGTGTTCGGTATCTACAATAGAGTCAACAAAAGAAAGGTCAAAGACCGAAACTTTGAGGTGGAGTAAGGAAGAAAAAGACTCACTCTTTAGCTTTCTTTCCGCGGTAAAAAGCGATCGATCCACACACAATAGGTACAGAGACTTCAACACCATTGACCCTTCTTCTCCAGTTCTACAAAATCACAGACCAAAATCGAAGCTTTTGCATTGTTCCCAGAAACCTTGAAAACGTCGTCGTATTCATTGTGTGTATACCTTATTATCATCGCCACCATCAATGCCAATGCGTGGCTTCGGCGTAGAAGCTGACAAAATCTCGACAGCAGAATCCTCCATGATTCTGAAATTGCCCTACTGGACGACGGTTCCTCTTTCGCTGATCTTACACACAGTCTCTTACGTACGGATCAGGCCAACACGTGGATTAAGAGTGTTGGTTTATTTTATTGACCACGTCATTTTTGGTTTTGTCACGGTGACAAACTAAATCGGACTTCTTGCCGTCTGATATACAGACGTAAGAGTTACATGCCGTTTTTTTGGAGGAAAATAAAACCATAGAAAATGAGCTTAGAGGAAACTGAATTggtttgcacaaaaaaaaaaaaaggaaactgaaTCGTTTTTGTCTGCCGTTTGATATTCATACGGAAGAACTACCTGTCGTTTTATTGAGGAAAACCCTGAAATGAAACTAAATCAGATTTTGTTGGGACTACCTGCCATTTTTGGAGCAAATTCATGAAAAATGGATTTAGTAGGAAACTAAATCGAAATTGTTGTCGTCTGATATTCAGACGTTAGAACTACCTGTCGTTTTATTGGAGAAAACCCCTGAAGCTGGTAGGAAACTAATTCGGATTTTGTTAGTCGTCTTCTATTCAGACTTTTACTACCTGGCGTTTTAGAAGAAAACCGTGAAAGTTATACTGGTAGAAAACTAAATCAGACTTCTTGCCGTCTGTAAAACCTATCTGCCGTTTTCGAAGGAAAACCATGAAGGGACAACCGTACTTCTTGCCGTCTTATAGACAAACGTAAGAACTACCTGCCTTTATTTTGGAGGAAAACCATAAAAGAAGAACTGATAGAAAACTAAATCGTACTTCTTGCCGCCTGAACTACTTGCCgttgtttggaggaaaaaaCCATAGACGATGGACTAGTAAGGCTCTATAAGCCATGATAAAAGTTAtcaagaatgtttttttttttaatctgaacCAAAGAACAATAGAGTAAGCAGCTTTGCAACAATTTGGAAGATCTTCTCTTTGGAAAAACCATTGCTTTGTcttaagaaagagaaaaaatcaTAACAACAAGAGATGAGGCGAAGAAATAAGCAAATGTTCAGATGTTTGATGCACTTAAAGCCATAACTTTGCATTGTTCATTCAACGCTAAAAGCTGAGCTTCTTTCTTGTCAAGAAGTGCTGTCAATTTCACATTCTCTTCCATCAGTTTCTGTACTTCAACCTCCTTTTGCGCCTTCTCTTCCTCTAGTTGTGTCGTCTTACTCACCAACCTGTTCCACCATCAACAACAACACACACAAAGCTGATGATGTTTTAGTTACACACAAAGGCTGtaacaaagaagataatgagacaGACCGTTCAAAGAGCTCTTCGATGGTTTTGAACTGTCTCTCAGACGAAAGAAGCGTTTCCCTGACATTGGTGAAAGTGCTGACATAGCTTTTAAGAGACTCGAACTCTCTCTTCACACGACACAGCTCCTCTTCATTCTCCACAGCTTTCTCCCTCTGTCTCATCGTCTCTTCAACTAGCTCCTCAATCCTTTCCCTCATTTCGCTCAGAACACTATTAGTTCCGTGAGCAAACCGCTCCATCTCTTGTAACTTTACGGCCAGATTCTCGATTTGGACCGTCTTCTTACTAAGCTCTTCCTCTCCCAAGAGTACCATCTCCTTTTGAACAGCAGTCTCAGATTCCGCTACTGAAACTCTCTTAACAAGAAACTCAAGCACGTTAGTAACCATCTCTATGGACTGGAGCATCTCACTAGTATAAGCTCCATCCTCTATACCCAAGGAGCCACCACAGTGCCTTCTAGCTTCAGATAATGTATCTTCACAGGAAGATGAACCACCACCGTCTTTAAGTACCATCTGAGATAGATCAGGAATGGCCAAGACTGTAGCTTTTGATCTCAAGTACCGCAACATTGTCGCAGTCGTTCTCACCCTACCAGAAAGAACGCCTAACTCCTTTCTGGCGTCTTCCTCTGAACCGAACTCAAGGCAAGCCTTGACATCCATAAGCTCAGCTTCTAAACTATCTACCTGAAACCGCCGAGATTCCAATTCAGTCCTACATATCTCAGAGTCTTCCCGGGTTAAAGACTCTTGCGCAGATGCATTAGTGTCCTCTTTACAAGCCATCCACAGTCTCTTCAAACTGCAATAAGTCATAAAAACACAGCTTAGAGCCAAAACCAAGGACAGATCTAGATTCTATCTCCTGTAGAACATGTGTTAACTCTGTCCTAGACCGATCAATAGCCTGTTTAGCTTCATTTGAGTTTGAAACAAAGAGTACGAGGAAGTGGGAACATTTCAATTCAGACAACAATGACTGAACTTAACAGCTATAGCCTAATTTCAGGACAGATAtagcttatatttttttttagaacatgtGTTTTAACTCTAGCCTAGACCGATCATTAGCCTTTTAAAGCTTGATTTGAGTATAAAACAAAGAATATGAGGCAATGGGAACATTTCAATTCAGACAAAGATCATTGAActaaaggaaaaataaaaaaaaactaggatTAAGACAAGGTAAGGTAAGGTAAGGTAACAAGTGATTTTGTTTGGCGGGTCAAACAAACACAAGGCAgtggaaaaaaaaaggagataGAGAACCGAGTTGAATTATATAATCTTCAATTATCTTGAGCTATTGAAACGGAATGAGACATAAGGACGCAGGTTGATCATATTTGACGCGAGCAATGACTTAATCCTACATAAATCGAAACTGATCTTAAAgattattatacaaaaaaaaagggacaAAAAGTTCTCACAATTCGAGATCATAAGCTCCGGCTGCTTGATCGATTGATTGGGGGAACGAATTAGAGGCAAAAAGGATTTGATCTTGCGTTGAGGGTTTGCCGAAGAGAGCGGGTGAGAGAGATTGGAAGGTAGAGGCTGAAATGGGAAAGGAACCCAAAGCTGctttgcttttgttttgtttttcccCCTCCTCTTCCTCCTGTGCTTTAATTTATCGTTTAAtttctttggtttttttttggagataaTTGGCCCGTATACACACCATGGGCATCTTAATTGAAGAAATACCTCGACTTTCGTAAACTAATTTCACTTCTCATTTTGCCCCTACACTTAGGGTTCGACTAGTGACCACCTAAAAAAAATGAACGAATAGAAAAAAcgtaaaagaataaaattagaATGGTTGTTCCTTctcaaatttaataaaagtcTAACTGAGGACTAaggaataaaaatgaataatgcattctttatttttttatttttttattttaccttttataaggaataatttttccttttcattccttttCATTCATTTTATTCTAGAGGAATATAGAACAATTTTGTTCCTCCCCAAAATTGATAAggaataattttccttttcattcttataattttattcCTCTGCATTTTTCCCCTATTCATTCCTAATGTTCCTCTAATGGTCACCAGTTAGaccattattttttatttctctacCAAAAAAGTAATGGTAgggaatgagaagaaaaaattattccttgtgaatggtgatATTTTTTAAGAACGTTAGAGAATGCATTATTCCCCACCGTTCCCTGGTCACCATTCTAGTTCTatttcttctcttccttctcagtgttctctcttatgtttttctttcttctgaAACTTCATCTCTTCTCTTTCATCTCCAACTCTAAATC includes:
- the LOC106394916 gene encoding transcription initiation factor TFIID subunit 14 isoform X2; the encoded protein is MEDSAVEILSASTPKPRIGIDGGDDNKNWRRRVNGVEVSVPIVCGSIAFYRGKKAKEYRTHNWTVYVRGATNEDLGVVIRKVIFHLHPSFKSPTRVVDSPPFTLSECGWGEFKIDITIFFHADACERKLELSHLLKLNPEIYSGPQSPNVPVVTESYNEIVFPDPFECFLSRVNNHPAVHVSKLPEGLNLPPPGDADDESYYKMKKGDTKDHPLSHWFLKFSDADELFRLTATRQKVQADIAKLKRQLVMVDAQPE
- the BNAC07G48120D gene encoding uncharacterized protein BNAC07G48120D, giving the protein MACKEDTNASAQESLTREDSEICRTELESRRFQVDSLEAELMDVKACLEFGSEEDARKELGVLSGRVRTTATMLRYLRSKATVLAIPDLSQMVLKDGGGSSSCEDTLSEARRHCGGSLGIEDGAYTSEMLQSIEMVTNVLEFLVKRVSVAESETAVQKEMVLLGEEELSKKTVQIENLAVKLQEMERFAHGTNSVLSEMRERIEELVEETMRQREKAVENEEELCRVKREFESLKSYVSTFTNVRETLLSSERQFKTIEELFERLVSKTTQLEEEKAQKEVEVQKLMEENVKLTALLDKKEAQLLALNEQCKVMALSASNI
- the LOC106394916 gene encoding transcription initiation factor TFIID subunit 14 isoform X1 — its product is MEDSAVEILSASTPKPRIGIDGGDDNKNWRRRVNGVEVSVPIVCGSIAFYRGKKAKEYRTHNWTVYVRGATNEDLGVVIRKVIFHLHPSFKSPTRVVDSPPFTLSECGWGEFKIDITIFFHADACERKLELSHLLKLNPEIYSGPQSPNVPVVTESYNEIVFPDPFECFLSRVNNHPAVHVSKLPEGLNLPPPGAFLLLSLLNHLLLLVHDFHCNVAGDADDESYYKMKKGDTKDHPLSHWFLKFSDADELFRLTATRQKVQADIAKLKRQLVMVDAQPE